In Pseudoalteromonas carrageenovora IAM 12662, the following proteins share a genomic window:
- the lpxB gene encoding lipid-A-disaccharide synthase, with protein MNKEKKQLRIGIVAGELSGDILGEGLIKALKVHFPDAIFEGIAGPKMQAQGCKTLYDMDELSVMGLVEVLGRLPRLLKIRKQLVQHFVDNPPDVFIGIDAPDFNLRVEKPLKEAGIKTIQYVSPSVWAWREKRIHTISAATNLVLALLPFEKEFYDKHQVPCTFVGHTLADDIALEHDDSQARAELGLSLDDKVLALLPGSRGSEVGLLSETYIKTAAQLQAQNPDLKIVVPLVNEKRKAQFTDILNATAPSLNISLLDGQSKLAMQAADAILLASGTATLEGMLYKKPMVVGYKIKPMSYWIFKTLFTFNIKYFSLPNLLADEELVPEFLQSECNVANLTGALTPMLNTDNKELKARFLAIHEKIRLNASKQAANAVAELINAN; from the coding sequence ATGAATAAAGAGAAAAAACAACTACGTATTGGTATTGTGGCAGGTGAACTGTCGGGCGATATTTTAGGTGAAGGCTTAATTAAAGCGCTTAAAGTACATTTCCCTGATGCTATTTTTGAAGGGATTGCTGGGCCAAAAATGCAGGCGCAAGGCTGTAAAACACTTTACGATATGGATGAGCTATCGGTAATGGGGCTTGTTGAAGTATTAGGACGCCTGCCTCGATTACTTAAAATACGCAAACAGCTCGTACAGCATTTTGTTGATAACCCACCCGATGTATTTATTGGAATAGACGCCCCCGATTTTAACCTACGCGTTGAAAAACCATTAAAAGAGGCAGGCATTAAAACTATTCAATACGTGAGCCCATCAGTGTGGGCATGGCGTGAAAAACGCATTCATACAATAAGTGCTGCTACTAACTTAGTGCTTGCATTATTACCGTTTGAAAAAGAATTCTACGATAAGCACCAAGTACCTTGTACATTTGTAGGGCACACATTAGCTGACGATATAGCCCTTGAGCACGACGACAGCCAAGCACGTGCAGAACTAGGTTTAAGCCTTGATGACAAAGTACTTGCGTTACTACCAGGTAGCCGAGGCTCTGAAGTAGGCTTATTAAGCGAAACCTATATAAAAACAGCTGCGCAGTTACAAGCGCAAAACCCAGACCTTAAAATTGTGGTGCCACTGGTAAACGAAAAGCGCAAAGCGCAGTTTACTGATATTTTAAATGCCACAGCACCTAGCCTTAATATTAGTTTGCTAGATGGGCAATCAAAACTCGCTATGCAAGCGGCAGACGCCATATTACTTGCATCGGGCACCGCGACACTTGAAGGCATGCTCTATAAAAAGCCAATGGTGGTGGGTTATAAAATAAAGCCGATGAGTTATTGGATTTTTAAAACCTTATTTACCTTTAATATTAAGTATTTTTCACTGCCTAACTTATTAGCCGATGAAGAGCTTGTGCCTGAATTTTTACAAAGCGAATGTAACGTAGCCAATTTAACAGGTGCACTTACGCCTATGCTAAATACCGATAACAAAGAATTAAAAGCACGCTTTTTAGCTATTCACGAAAAAATTAGATTAAATGCCAGCAAACAAGCAGCTAATGCTGTGGCGGAGTTAATAAATGCAAATTGA
- the cydB gene encoding cytochrome d ubiquinol oxidase subunit II — translation MIFDYETLKMLWWLLIGVLLIGFAITDGMDMGVAMLLRLVGKTDSERRTVINTIGAHWDGNQVWFITAGGALFAAWPMVYAAAFSGFYFAMMLVLFALFFRPLGFDYRSKIDSKRWRNNWDWGLFAGSAIPALVFGVAFGNLFLGVPFNIDNLLRVSYQGSFFGLLNPFALLAGLISVAMLIAHAGMWLQLRTADAVAERSGQYGRYALMVFIVLFAGAGVWVANINGYQIISMPDTQSHADPLAKVVTTAKGAWLNNYSERPWTMTFPILGFVMALSALFFSKINKPALGLISTSIMLIGIIMTAGVSLFPFIMPSINNPDISLTIWDAVSSHKTLNIMFVAVVIFIPLILAYTTWCYVKMWRRVTVDEIENNTHGSY, via the coding sequence ATGATTTTTGATTATGAAACATTAAAAATGCTGTGGTGGTTGCTCATTGGTGTGTTGCTTATTGGCTTTGCTATTACCGATGGTATGGATATGGGCGTGGCTATGCTGCTACGCCTAGTAGGTAAAACAGACTCAGAACGTCGCACAGTAATTAATACCATTGGCGCACACTGGGATGGTAACCAAGTGTGGTTTATTACCGCTGGCGGTGCTTTATTTGCAGCGTGGCCTATGGTGTATGCAGCCGCATTTTCGGGTTTTTATTTTGCTATGATGCTGGTGCTATTTGCATTATTTTTTAGACCTCTTGGTTTTGATTACCGCTCTAAAATAGATTCTAAACGCTGGCGCAACAACTGGGATTGGGGCTTGTTTGCAGGCAGTGCAATTCCGGCTTTAGTATTTGGTGTGGCGTTTGGTAACTTATTTTTAGGCGTGCCGTTTAATATTGATAACTTACTACGTGTAAGTTATCAAGGCTCGTTTTTTGGTTTATTAAACCCATTTGCATTGCTTGCAGGTTTAATTAGTGTGGCTATGTTAATTGCTCATGCTGGTATGTGGTTACAACTTCGTACCGCTGATGCAGTAGCTGAACGTTCAGGGCAGTATGGCCGCTATGCACTGATGGTATTTATTGTGCTTTTTGCTGGAGCTGGTGTTTGGGTGGCTAATATCAATGGCTATCAAATTATCTCTATGCCAGACACGCAAAGCCATGCTGACCCTTTAGCTAAAGTGGTAACTACAGCAAAAGGTGCTTGGCTTAATAACTACAGTGAACGACCATGGACAATGACCTTCCCTATTTTAGGGTTTGTAATGGCACTAAGCGCATTGTTTTTCTCAAAAATTAATAAACCTGCGCTTGGCCTTATTTCTACAAGTATAATGTTAATAGGCATTATTATGACGGCGGGCGTATCACTATTCCCATTCATTATGCCTTCAATTAATAATCCTGATATTAGCTTAACTATTTGGGATGCCGTATCTAGTCATAAAACGCTAAATATTATGTTTGTTGCCGTAGTTATTTTTATACCGCTTATACTGGCCTACACCACGTGGTGTTACGTAAAAATGTGGCGCAGAGTAACGGTAGATGAAATTGAAAACAACACTCACGGTAGCTACTAA
- the cydD gene encoding thiol reductant ABC exporter subunit CydD, translating into MTTNPRLDRAQQQSLRAFLKLQSKPAAMWLKLSIALGTFNAILMIAGAYLLAQTIHNVMFEGESLAQVTHLLWPLAGIILLRALFLALSERLSAFAALKIKSAMRQTLLTKLTQLGPSYIEQHGQGATLNTLHDGVEALHDYYAKYLPGVAYSALIPIAILVVIFPTDYKAGLIFLLTAPLIPFFMILVGSKAEDLNQKRWKQLAVLGNYFFDRIQGLTQLKLFNATRTELKHIAKISDDFRHATLDVLKIAFLSSFALEFLATISVALVAVIIGFRLFFGTLDFATGFVVLLLAPEFYLPLRQLGSHYHARLQGISAAADMVTILNAPLPEQSQQNNAHVSEPINTISINNLNFTYPNSNEGIKNINLALPNKGLVALVGASGSGKSTLFDCILGFHPQVVGQISINDKPLDATNINTLQNKIAWIPQTPTLFYQSISDNIKIAKPDASQLELEQAAHQAGALDFINTLPNGFITLIGEQGEGLSGGQKQRIALARAFLKQAPILVLDEPTAHLDSQTEQLIQRAINDYAKTHLVLVIAHRLNTVKNANNIIVMQNGEVAQQGTYSHLAKQNGAFKTLLSTQVQGANND; encoded by the coding sequence ATGACGACTAACCCTCGATTAGATCGCGCGCAGCAGCAGTCTCTGCGCGCTTTTTTAAAGCTACAAAGTAAACCCGCTGCAATGTGGTTAAAGTTAAGCATTGCACTGGGTACTTTTAACGCTATTTTAATGATTGCAGGGGCTTACTTACTCGCCCAAACTATTCATAATGTAATGTTTGAAGGTGAAAGCCTTGCTCAAGTAACACATTTACTTTGGCCACTTGCAGGCATTATTTTACTACGAGCGCTTTTTTTAGCGCTAAGTGAAAGGCTAAGTGCCTTTGCTGCACTTAAAATCAAATCGGCTATGCGCCAAACCTTATTAACCAAATTAACCCAATTAGGGCCTAGCTACATTGAACAACATGGTCAAGGAGCAACGCTTAACACTTTGCACGATGGCGTTGAAGCATTGCACGACTATTACGCTAAATACTTGCCTGGTGTTGCTTACAGTGCCCTTATTCCTATAGCAATTTTGGTGGTGATTTTTCCAACCGACTATAAAGCGGGTTTAATATTTTTACTAACCGCTCCGCTTATTCCCTTTTTTATGATTTTAGTTGGATCTAAAGCTGAAGATTTAAATCAAAAACGTTGGAAACAACTTGCCGTTTTAGGTAACTACTTTTTTGACCGCATACAAGGTTTAACGCAACTAAAACTATTTAATGCCACCCGCACTGAGCTTAAACATATTGCTAAAATTTCTGATGATTTTAGACACGCCACACTCGATGTATTAAAAATTGCTTTTTTATCGTCATTTGCGCTGGAATTTTTAGCCACTATTAGCGTGGCACTCGTTGCGGTAATAATTGGCTTTAGGCTATTTTTTGGCACGCTAGATTTTGCAACCGGTTTTGTAGTGCTGCTACTTGCACCTGAATTTTATTTACCACTTCGCCAATTAGGTAGCCACTACCACGCTCGCTTGCAAGGTATTAGCGCTGCAGCCGACATGGTAACTATTTTAAATGCGCCGCTTCCTGAACAATCACAGCAAAACAACGCCCACGTTAGCGAGCCTATAAATACAATAAGCATTAACAACTTAAATTTTACATACCCAAACAGTAATGAAGGTATAAAAAATATAAACTTAGCCCTACCCAATAAAGGCCTAGTAGCTTTAGTTGGGGCGAGTGGCTCAGGTAAAAGCACTTTATTTGATTGCATATTAGGGTTTCACCCTCAGGTGGTTGGGCAAATCAGTATTAATGACAAGCCACTAGATGCAACTAATATTAATACGCTACAAAATAAAATTGCCTGGATCCCGCAAACGCCAACGCTATTTTATCAAAGCATTAGCGATAACATCAAAATAGCAAAACCAGACGCTTCACAATTAGAGCTTGAGCAAGCAGCACACCAAGCTGGCGCTTTAGATTTTATAAACACGTTGCCTAATGGCTTTATTACATTGATAGGCGAGCAAGGCGAAGGGCTTTCTGGCGGACAAAAGCAACGTATCGCCCTTGCTCGTGCATTTTTAAAACAAGCGCCTATTTTAGTACTCGATGAACCAACGGCACACCTTGATAGCCAAACAGAGCAGCTTATTCAGCGTGCAATAAACGATTATGCAAAAACACATTTGGTACTGGTTATAGCTCATAGACTCAATACAGTAAAAAATGCCAACAATATTATTGTTATGCAAAATGGTGAGGTAGCACAGCAAGGCACATACTCACACCTTGCTAAGCAAAATGGTGCGTTTAAAACACTGCTAAGCACTCAAGTGCAAGGAGCTAATAATGACTAA
- the lpxD gene encoding UDP-3-O-(3-hydroxymyristoyl)glucosamine N-acyltransferase yields MQNYTLSQIAELLGAELQGDGALEIKKIATLANARSGHIAFLANSKYRTQLETTQASAVIVSQADAEFFQGSKVIVGNPYVSYAKLAQFMDTTPRSASTGIHPSATIHSSAIVSDSAAIGANAVIEADAVIGDNAQIGPNSFIGERVKIGSGTKLWPSVTIYHDVEIGADCLFQANSVVGSDGFGYANERGQWVKIPQLGSVIIGDKVEIGASTTIDRGALDNTIIHSNVIIDNQCQIAHNVEVNSGTAIAGCTVLAGSVTIGKNCQIGGMTAINGHMSVCDGVIITGMSMVTKSITEPGIYSSGMPHTTNKEWRKSIAHLRNLSDMKSRLKALEALAKS; encoded by the coding sequence ATGCAAAATTATACGCTTTCGCAAATTGCGGAACTTCTAGGCGCCGAGCTTCAAGGTGATGGCGCTTTAGAAATAAAAAAAATAGCGACACTTGCAAATGCCCGTTCTGGGCATATTGCATTTTTAGCGAACTCAAAATATCGTACGCAGCTTGAAACCACTCAAGCCAGTGCTGTAATAGTTAGCCAAGCTGATGCTGAATTTTTTCAAGGCAGTAAAGTTATTGTTGGCAATCCATATGTGAGTTACGCAAAACTAGCGCAATTTATGGATACCACACCTCGCTCTGCTTCTACAGGCATTCATCCAAGTGCAACTATTCATTCATCAGCTATTGTTAGCGACAGTGCCGCTATAGGCGCTAATGCAGTAATTGAAGCTGATGCAGTGATTGGTGATAACGCGCAAATTGGTCCGAACAGTTTTATCGGAGAACGTGTTAAAATAGGCTCTGGCACTAAGCTTTGGCCTAGTGTGACTATTTATCACGATGTTGAGATTGGCGCAGATTGTTTGTTTCAAGCAAATAGTGTTGTAGGAAGTGATGGGTTTGGCTATGCCAATGAGCGCGGGCAGTGGGTGAAAATACCGCAACTTGGCTCAGTGATCATAGGCGACAAGGTAGAAATAGGGGCAAGTACCACTATTGACCGCGGCGCACTAGATAACACGATTATTCATAGCAATGTTATTATTGATAACCAGTGTCAAATAGCACACAACGTTGAAGTTAACTCGGGCACAGCAATTGCTGGCTGCACCGTACTTGCAGGAAGCGTTACCATTGGCAAAAACTGCCAAATAGGCGGCATGACTGCAATTAATGGTCACATGTCTGTATGTGATGGTGTTATAATTACCGGTATGAGTATGGTGACTAAATCAATCACCGAACCGGGTATTTACTCATCAGGTATGCCCCATACAACTAACAAAGAATGGCGTAAATCCATTGCTCACTTGCGTAACCTTTCGGACATGAAATCTCGTCTTAAAGCGCTTGAAGCATTGGCTAAGTCATAA
- the cydC gene encoding thiol reductant ABC exporter subunit CydC: MTNFIRLLKLCRPHYKAMLLGTFLATLTVLANVGLLAISGWFLASMAAAGIAGVQMNYFTPAGTIRFLAIVRTASRYGERLVTHNATFLLLSEIRVNMFATLSKLNNVDLAMSRSADLVNRLQNDVDALDKFYLNILLPMLVALLSIPIIMVFMAAYNANVALICFTGILLIGVVLPALLSAKLNKNSHKETQLSAQLRAELSDTLTGLRELSIYQAGGDQISKCDDLNEQYNQQLYSRHKALANSDGLSLLVVQLAMLGAIVTIVPLVYSGAMVNVELAMLSLFVLASFESVLLLPNAFIELPNVLKAAERLFTLQDKVSAQSNNHSALIDTQFDKNNTALTLNNISYKYDEHNALTDVSFMLKAQQKVAIVGRSGSGKTTLVNLLTGLWPLQQGSITLGDQNNSQELHSLSNDTRASFINILAQQHHIFDGTLSENLRYAAPSATKEEMLEAIKLAQLEPWFNDLQKGLKTRLGIGGRSVSQGQSRRIAIAQALLQNPAILVLDEPTEGLDNQSKQTVMNAIMQVMGNASVLTITHDPALLTQMNNVIWLEDGKVVAQGSHKELSSAYPDYVALTTRF, encoded by the coding sequence ATGACTAATTTTATTAGGCTATTAAAGCTTTGCCGCCCGCACTATAAAGCTATGTTGCTGGGTACTTTTTTAGCCACTTTAACTGTACTTGCAAACGTGGGCTTACTCGCTATATCGGGTTGGTTTTTAGCTTCAATGGCAGCTGCAGGTATTGCTGGCGTGCAAATGAACTACTTTACACCCGCAGGGACTATTCGATTTTTAGCGATTGTTCGAACCGCATCACGCTATGGTGAGCGTTTAGTAACACATAACGCGACGTTTTTATTGCTTAGTGAAATTCGCGTAAATATGTTTGCAACACTAAGTAAGCTAAACAATGTAGATTTAGCAATGAGCCGCAGCGCCGATTTAGTAAACCGCTTACAGAACGATGTTGATGCCCTAGATAAATTTTACTTAAACATATTACTGCCTATGCTAGTAGCGCTATTAAGCATACCTATTATTATGGTGTTTATGGCGGCCTATAATGCAAACGTTGCACTTATTTGTTTTACTGGCATTTTATTAATTGGTGTTGTTTTACCAGCTCTATTAAGTGCTAAATTAAACAAAAATAGCCACAAAGAAACACAACTAAGCGCTCAACTTAGAGCCGAACTTTCTGACACACTAACAGGCCTTAGAGAGCTTAGTATTTATCAAGCAGGTGGCGATCAAATTTCAAAATGTGATGATTTGAATGAACAGTACAACCAGCAACTTTATAGTCGCCATAAAGCACTGGCAAATAGTGATGGCTTAAGCTTGCTGGTAGTGCAATTAGCCATGCTAGGCGCCATTGTTACTATTGTGCCATTAGTTTACAGCGGGGCCATGGTAAATGTAGAGCTTGCTATGCTAAGCCTATTTGTATTGGCAAGCTTTGAAAGTGTATTGCTCCTCCCTAATGCCTTTATAGAGTTACCTAATGTGCTAAAAGCCGCAGAGCGACTATTTACACTTCAAGATAAAGTATCTGCTCAGAGCAACAATCACAGCGCTTTAATTGATACTCAGTTTGATAAAAATAATACCGCACTAACACTTAATAACATTAGCTATAAATACGATGAGCATAATGCATTAACTGATGTGAGCTTTATGCTAAAAGCGCAACAAAAAGTAGCCATTGTAGGTAGAAGTGGGAGCGGTAAAACCACGCTTGTAAATTTGCTAACTGGGCTATGGCCACTTCAGCAAGGCAGCATTACGTTGGGTGATCAAAATAACTCGCAAGAACTACACTCACTAAGCAATGACACCCGCGCAAGCTTTATAAATATATTAGCGCAGCAGCATCATATTTTTGATGGCACCCTAAGTGAAAATTTACGCTATGCTGCACCAAGTGCTACAAAAGAAGAAATGCTTGAAGCCATTAAACTTGCGCAGCTAGAGCCTTGGTTTAATGATTTACAAAAGGGTTTAAAAACACGTTTAGGTATCGGTGGGCGAAGCGTATCCCAAGGGCAATCAAGGCGTATAGCCATTGCTCAGGCTTTATTACAAAACCCCGCTATTTTAGTACTTGATGAGCCTACCGAAGGACTAGATAACCAATCTAAGCAAACCGTAATGAACGCCATTATGCAGGTAATGGGTAACGCAAGCGTACTTACAATTACCCACGACCCAGCTCTTCTTACTCAAATGAATAATGTTATATGGTTAGAAGACGGTAAAGTGGTTGCACAAGGCTCTCATAAAGAGCTCAGTAGCGCTTATCCAGATTATGTGGCACTAACTACCCGGTTTTAA
- the fabZ gene encoding 3-hydroxyacyl-ACP dehydratase FabZ, whose product MANELNSLDIQEILSLLPHRYPMLLIDRVIDFTPGESLHAIKNVSINEPIFTGHFPNQPIFPGVLILEAMAQATGLLGFKTVENRSENELYLFAAVDNARFKQPVIPGDTMHLHVEFLKERRNIWKFAAEARVDGKVVCSAEIMCARREF is encoded by the coding sequence TTGGCAAACGAATTAAATAGCCTTGATATTCAAGAGATTTTAAGTTTATTACCGCACCGTTACCCGATGCTACTAATTGATCGTGTTATTGATTTTACACCTGGCGAGTCTTTACATGCTATTAAAAATGTTTCTATAAACGAACCTATTTTTACTGGTCATTTCCCAAATCAGCCAATTTTTCCTGGTGTGCTAATATTAGAAGCCATGGCGCAAGCAACGGGTTTACTAGGTTTTAAAACAGTAGAGAATCGCAGCGAGAACGAATTATATTTGTTTGCAGCGGTTGATAATGCTCGTTTTAAGCAGCCGGTAATTCCTGGCGATACTATGCATCTTCATGTAGAGTTTTTAAAAGAACGCCGCAATATATGGAAATTTGCTGCTGAAGCAAGAGTCGATGGCAAAGTAGTATGTAGTGCCGAAATTATGTGTGCGAGAAGAGAGTTTTAA
- the cydX gene encoding cytochrome bd-I oxidase subunit CydX produces MWYFAWILGVLLACTLGVINVMWYEFHQNKNSIADDEQPMHDLLNEKNSAKNDD; encoded by the coding sequence ATGTGGTATTTTGCTTGGATTTTAGGTGTACTTTTAGCCTGTACCTTAGGTGTAATAAACGTAATGTGGTACGAGTTTCACCAAAATAAAAACAGCATAGCTGATGATGAACAACCTATGCATGATTTATTAAACGAGAAAAACTCAGCTAAAAATGACGACTAA
- a CDS encoding septal ring lytic transglycosylase RlpA family protein: MRLPKLVVTLFITSVLAACSSQPLIKSSTGEITQVGKASFYADKYHGRTTANGERFSQQAATAAHLEFDFGTKVVVTNLANNKSVIVRINDRGPYVRGRIIDLSKSMFKKIADPKVGVIDVSVKVLKPGS; this comes from the coding sequence ATGCGTTTACCTAAGTTAGTTGTCACTCTTTTTATTACTTCAGTTTTAGCCGCTTGTAGTAGCCAGCCACTCATTAAGTCATCTACAGGAGAAATAACTCAAGTAGGAAAAGCATCTTTTTATGCTGATAAATACCACGGAAGAACAACTGCTAATGGAGAGCGCTTTAGCCAGCAAGCTGCAACAGCTGCTCATTTAGAATTCGATTTTGGTACTAAGGTGGTTGTTACTAACCTCGCTAATAATAAATCAGTAATAGTAAGGATAAATGACAGAGGCCCTTATGTACGTGGCCGTATTATCGATTTATCAAAAAGCATGTTTAAAAAGATAGCCGACCCTAAAGTCGGCGTTATTGACGTGTCTGTAAAGGTATTAAAACCGGGTAGTTAG
- a CDS encoding cytochrome ubiquinol oxidase subunit I, translating into MIDETFVDLSRLQFAVTALFHFLFVPLTIGMTWILVIMESVYVMTGREIYRDMTKFWGKLFGINFAIGVATGLTMEFEFGTNWSYYSHYVGDVFGAPLAIEGLMAFFLESTFVGMFFLGWDRLTKRQHLGATFLMALGTNMSALWILIANGWMQNPVGAEFNYQTMRMEMTSFAELVFNPVAQVKFIHTVSAGYVAASMFVLGISSWYILKGRDLAFAKRSFSVASGFGLASILCVILLGDESGYEVGEVQKVKLATIEAEWHTEEAPAAFTAIGFPDSDEQVTHAAVKIPYALGLIATRSLDEQVIGISDLEKKHEVRIRNGMIAYEYLEKLRSGDDTPQNIAKFDTLKADLGYGLLLKRYTPNVVDATEEHIQKAVKDSFPKVGPMFWSFRIMVACGVAMLGVFILAFYYNAHRIIEQKRWLLWAAVLSIPLPWIAIEFGWIVAEYGRQPWAISEILPTFLATSSLTVNDILISLTGFIIFYTGLAIVEGWLMVRFIKQGPSSLHTGKYHFELPNKADKDAGEQL; encoded by the coding sequence ATGATAGATGAAACCTTTGTGGATCTATCGCGATTACAGTTTGCTGTTACCGCACTCTTCCATTTCTTATTCGTACCTTTAACCATAGGTATGACCTGGATCTTAGTCATTATGGAATCGGTTTATGTTATGACCGGCCGCGAAATATACCGCGATATGACTAAGTTTTGGGGTAAGTTGTTTGGTATTAACTTTGCAATTGGTGTGGCAACGGGCCTAACCATGGAGTTTGAGTTTGGTACTAACTGGTCTTATTACTCACATTATGTGGGTGATGTTTTTGGTGCGCCGCTCGCTATTGAAGGCTTAATGGCATTCTTTTTAGAATCGACCTTTGTGGGTATGTTCTTTTTAGGCTGGGACAGGTTAACTAAACGCCAACACTTAGGCGCAACATTTTTAATGGCGCTGGGTACAAATATGTCGGCGCTTTGGATTTTGATTGCTAATGGTTGGATGCAAAATCCGGTAGGGGCAGAATTTAACTATCAAACTATGCGTATGGAAATGACTAGCTTTGCAGAGCTTGTATTTAACCCTGTAGCACAAGTTAAGTTTATTCATACTGTATCGGCAGGTTATGTAGCAGCCTCTATGTTTGTGTTGGGTATTAGTAGCTGGTACATATTAAAAGGCCGCGATTTAGCCTTTGCTAAGCGCTCGTTCTCGGTGGCATCGGGCTTTGGTTTGGCTTCAATATTGTGTGTAATTTTATTAGGTGACGAGTCAGGCTACGAAGTCGGCGAAGTTCAAAAAGTAAAACTAGCAACAATAGAAGCTGAGTGGCATACAGAAGAGGCCCCTGCTGCATTTACAGCTATTGGTTTTCCTGATTCGGACGAACAAGTAACCCACGCGGCGGTAAAAATCCCTTACGCACTGGGTTTAATTGCGACACGCTCTTTAGATGAGCAAGTAATTGGTATTTCTGATTTAGAGAAAAAACACGAAGTGCGTATTCGTAACGGCATGATTGCATACGAGTACCTTGAAAAACTAAGAAGCGGTGACGATACCCCACAAAATATTGCTAAATTTGACACCTTAAAAGCCGATTTAGGCTATGGCTTATTACTTAAGCGCTACACACCTAATGTGGTAGATGCGACAGAAGAGCACATTCAAAAAGCCGTTAAAGACTCCTTCCCTAAAGTAGGCCCTATGTTTTGGTCGTTTAGGATAATGGTCGCCTGTGGCGTAGCTATGCTTGGTGTATTTATATTAGCGTTTTACTACAATGCACACCGTATTATTGAGCAAAAACGTTGGTTACTGTGGGCTGCGGTATTGAGTATTCCACTCCCTTGGATTGCCATTGAATTTGGTTGGATAGTTGCTGAATATGGTCGCCAGCCTTGGGCAATATCTGAAATTTTACCAACCTTTTTAGCGACCTCGTCACTAACGGTAAACGATATTTTAATTAGCTTAACTGGATTCATTATTTTTTACACTGGCTTGGCTATTGTTGAAGGTTGGTTGATGGTTCGCTTTATTAAACAAGGACCAAGCTCATTACATACTGGTAAATACCACTTTGAGTTACCAAACAAAGCAGATAAAGATGCAGGAGAGCAATTATGA
- the lpxA gene encoding acyl-ACP--UDP-N-acetylglucosamine O-acyltransferase, which produces MIHSTAIIEPGAKLGNNVSVGPYSYIGNDVVIGDDCIIESHVVVKGPSTIGSGNHIFQFASVGEACQDKKYNNEPTTLIMGDNNVIRECATIHRGTIQDQGVTKIGSNNLFMAYTHVAHDAVIGDNVIFANNASVAGHVHVGDWVILGGNSGVHQFCKIGDHAFIGMYSGVNKDVPPFVTTIGMPAGPAAINKEGMKRRGFESDEIMAVRRAYKAFYRKSLGVDEAISSLSEDAAKHPAVQTMIDFVKGSERGIVR; this is translated from the coding sequence GTGATCCATTCTACAGCAATAATCGAACCTGGCGCTAAACTAGGCAACAATGTCTCAGTTGGTCCGTATAGTTATATTGGCAATGATGTTGTGATCGGTGATGACTGTATTATTGAGTCTCACGTTGTTGTTAAAGGGCCGTCTACCATTGGCTCTGGAAATCATATTTTTCAATTTGCGTCTGTAGGTGAAGCCTGCCAAGACAAAAAATACAACAACGAGCCTACTACGCTAATTATGGGCGATAACAACGTTATTCGTGAGTGTGCAACCATTCACCGAGGTACTATTCAGGACCAAGGTGTTACTAAAATTGGTAGCAATAACTTATTTATGGCTTATACCCACGTGGCTCACGATGCAGTAATTGGCGATAACGTTATTTTTGCTAACAACGCAAGTGTAGCAGGGCATGTGCACGTAGGTGACTGGGTTATCTTAGGTGGTAACTCAGGAGTGCATCAATTTTGTAAAATTGGTGATCACGCATTTATTGGCATGTACTCGGGTGTTAATAAAGACGTACCTCCGTTTGTTACTACTATTGGTATGCCTGCAGGCCCTGCAGCAATCAATAAAGAAGGTATGAAACGCCGTGGCTTTGAAAGCGATGAAATAATGGCAGTACGCCGTGCTTATAAAGCATTTTATCGTAAGAGCTTAGGTGTTGATGAAGCAATTTCATCACTAAGTGAAGACGCTGCAAAGCATCCTGCAGTGCAAACCATGATAGATTTTGTTAAAGGCTCTGAGCGCGGCATTGTAAGATAA